Proteins from a genomic interval of Equus quagga isolate Etosha38 chromosome 13, UCLA_HA_Equagga_1.0, whole genome shotgun sequence:
- the C13H19orf18 gene encoding uncharacterized protein C19orf18 homolog, whose translation MDKVQSSFIFLVLFLTECPFHLCLPYAALIPRRPALVQVIVIAGVALSIALICGVVVFYVVYRLVQAEERQQLALLYKNVRIPLLGEEEEVSEDEGQDESTYLLPENEKELEKFIHSVIRSKRRQQLEKKSLKKEHNFVEQMKIEHAVSAAEMGTEGAHQPGAGSAGR comes from the exons ATGGACAAGGTTCAaagttctttcatctttttagttttgtttttaacggAATGCCCATTTCATTTATGCTTGCCTTATGCAG caCTGATTCCGCGTAGACCTGCTCTTGTCCAGGTCATTGTGATCGCCGGGGTTGCCCTCAGCATCGCCCTGATCTGCGGGGTCGTTGTCTTCTATGTGGTGTA TAGACTTGTACAGGCTGAGGAAAGACAACAACTTGCGTTGCTTTATAAAAATGTCAGGATACCATTattaggagaggaagaggaagtctcCGAGGATGAGGGCCAGGACGAGTCCACTTACCTACTTCCAGAGAatgagaaggagctggaaaagttcattcattcag TTATTAGATCAAAAAGAAGACAACAACTCGAAAAGAAGAGCTTGAAGAAGGAGCACAATTTTGTCGAGCAAATGAAAATAGAGCATGCTGTGTCTGCTGCAGAGATGGGGACTGAGGGTGCCCACCAGCCGGGCGCGGGGTCAGCTGGCCGGTGA